The following coding sequences are from one Pocillopora verrucosa isolate sample1 chromosome 5, ASM3666991v2, whole genome shotgun sequence window:
- the LOC131796283 gene encoding uncharacterized protein — MFCSFDERNSEESRRCVSPLDMVNSVRDFDEGVQNGFDSSTLDCDSKNVHNCHSSGEGDVMNTSEEAPGLNLNIDASFVQIGRRNTTNFDSLDPSLATQNSGEGSHNDKLAPVLRELSKPRDERLNFSRRRNGFPDRREDHLVEILVCRNQDSTEALDIADKYDVSVSVSHVEPSESCLKIPDFQSERIKSENKSLANGSMIGVVGFLFRFHEPNTKYKITFFLHPIHSKRRGRKKNLWTTSVNETISEISLTLETGNMIPSRSGKTGKKVKAVRIVPPSLELTAAPLSEERTVLYQRSLRVMKELQSLRDNAKWDDFDTHANDLLLEFADADTQIGIKLEQSVVACYRNQLEISLQIIDDAFSMIDRAENQELLRSRGFSYKAGVKRRQRNLGEAERFVDLAEQNSQGCHAHLDKSFIVYERAGVLLEFIVLTAYRSPQQVNETLRNLETCIDLCTKLENEDGKLYVKKHHFALIKMAMLLLDCRTEAARKRDVSKDAIAKSKQCLNTLKEKYWSVIAEGLKVQFNLVMSDLEYRKGNYTEAERYANLARDMAVEMGFNTEIDHAQERLNHIRALTCQEAISDGPVGGTSLFSDSEGCYGDVSSSSGYESDCLNSKDLKILE; from the coding sequence ATGTTTTGCTCCTTTGACGAACGGAATTCAGAGGAAAGCAGACGATGCGTTTCACCACTCGACATGGTTAACAGTGTTCGAGACTTCGACGAAGGTGTACAAAACGGCTTCGATTCAAGCACATTGGATTGCGATAGTAAAAACGTTCACAACTGTCATTCAAGCGGGGAAGGAGACGTGATGAATACTAGCGAAGAGGCTCCTGGTTTGAACTTAAATATTGACGCATCTTTCGTGCAAATAGGAAGAAGAAATACGACGAACTTTGATTCCTTGGATCCTTCACTCGCTACGCAAAATTCTGGAGAGGGAAGTCACAATGATAAGCTTGCTCCAGTGTTGAGAGAACTATCGAAGCCCCGAGATGAACGTCTGAACTTTAGTCGTAGAAGGAACGGCTTTCCTGATCGCCGCGAAGATCATTTGGTAGAAATATTGGTTTGTAGGAACCAAGACTCAACAGAAGCGCTCGACATCGCAGACAAGTACGATGTCAGTGTATCAGTAAGCCACGTTGAGCCTAGCGAATCTTGCCTGAAAATTCCTGACTTCCAGAGCGAACGAATAAAAAGCGAAAATAAAAGCTTAGCGAACGGAAGTATGATCGGGGTTGTTGGATTTCTGTTCCGCTTTCACGAACCGAACACCAAGTACAAGATAACGTTCTTTCTTCACCCCATTCATTCGAAAAGGcgaggaagaaagaaaaacttatgGACGACTTCTGTGAATGAAACGATCAGTGAAATCTCCCTCACGCTAGAAACAGGGAACATGATCCCGTCAAGATCTGGGAAGACGGGAAAAAAAGTGAAAGCTGTGAGAATTGTTCCGCCTTCGCTTGAGTTGACCGCAGCTCCCCTCTCAGAAGAGCGCACAGTACTCTACCAAAGATCCTTAAGGGTGATGAAGGAACTACAGTCTCTCCGTGACAATGCCAAGTGGGATGATTTTGACACACACGCGAACGATCTGTTGTTAGAGTTTGCTGATGCAGACACTCAAATAGGTATTAAACTGGAACAAAGCGTGGTAGCTTGTTACCGAAACCAGCTAGAGATCTCTCTTCAGATTATCGATGATGCATTCAGCATGATTGATCGCGCGgaaaatcaagaacttctcCGTAGTAGAGGTTTTAGTTACAAGGCCGGCGTGAAGAGGCGACAGAGGAACTTAGGAGAGGCTGAACGGTTCGTGGATCTTGCAGAACAGAACAGTCAAGGGTGTCACGCGCATCTCGACAAGAGTTTCATCGTTTATGAACGCGCGGGTGTTCTGCTGGAGTTCATTGTGCTCACAGCTTATAGAAGCCCGCAACAGGTGAATGAAACTTTAAGAAATCTGGAAACATGTATTGACCTCTGTACAAAGCTGGAAAATGAAGATGGCAAACTCTACGTGAAGAAACACCATTTCGCTCTCATAAAAATGGCGATGCTATTGTTAGACTGTCGCACGGAAGCTGCGCGTAAACGCGATGTCAGTAAAGATGCGATCGCGAAAAGCAAGCAGTGTTTGAAcacactgaaagaaaaatactgGTCGGTAATAGCCGAGGGTCTCAAAGTGCAATTCAACTTGGTCATGTCGGACCTGGAATACCGGAAAGGGAACTATACAGAGGCAGAGAGATACGCAAATTTGGCAAGAGACATGGCAGTTGAGATGGGCTTCAACACAGAGATTGATCACGCCCAGGAACGCCTTAATCACATACGTGCTCTGACTTGCCAGGAAGCAATATCTGATGGTCCTGTGGGGGGCACCTCACTCTTCAGTGACAGTGAAGGGTGCTATGGTGACGTGAGCAGTTCGTCTGGATACGAATCTGACTGTCTAAATTCTAAAGACCTGAAGATATTAGAGTAG